AGGGCGCCGGCTGGGTCAGCAGCCGGCGGAGCGCCCATCCCCCGCCGGGGCGGCGCACCCACTGGGCGACGAAGCGGCCGTGATAGTCGGCCGCGGGCTTCCCGGCGAGAGCGACCCGTTGCGCGTAGGCGCCCCATTGCATCGCGACGTCGCCGAGGACTTCCGTCGAATCCGCCGTCATCGTCGCGGACTCGATCTTCACCCCCTCGAACGACGCCAGGAATTTCCGGATCGCCTCGGGCCCCTTCACGATCTCCATCCCGGGATTGATCAGCTCGCCGTCCGGGGCGTAGAAGGCGGCGATCGCGTTCGCGTCGACGACGCGCTCCGCGGCGGCGTATCTCTGGAGCTCCGCTTCGATCTGCGCACGCGCCGCGGCATCCGTTGAGCCGTCGGGGCCCGCGAGCGCGCTCGCCTGCGCCGCGATCAGCGCGAGGGCGAGGGCCGCCGCCAGCCGGAGCCGCGTCAATCGGTCGGGGTGACCTGAATCGATCATCGCCTGCCTCCATCCTCCTCGAGCCCGCGGCGGCCGCATTCGACCACCCTCATCGGCGCCGCGGCGACGGCGCCCCTCAGGAGTCGCGAGTTCCCGGCTTCCAACGGTGGAGCCTGGGGATCTTGCGCGTGAAGAGGCCGGCGACGAAACCCGGGAAT
This portion of the Acidobacteriota bacterium genome encodes:
- a CDS encoding SgcJ/EcaC family oxidoreductase, producing MIDSGHPDRLTRLRLAAALALALIAAQASALAGPDGSTDAAARAQIEAELQRYAAAERVVDANAIAAFYAPDGELINPGMEIVKGPEAIRKFLASFEGVKIESATMTADSTEVLGDVAMQWGAYAQRVALAGKPAADYHGRFVAQWVRRPGGGWALRRLLTQPAP